A stretch of Desulfobacter hydrogenophilus DNA encodes these proteins:
- the leuS gene encoding leucine--tRNA ligase encodes MEERYIPSQVEPKWQEYWKNTQLFKVKEDSSREKYYLLEMFPYPSGKIHMGHVRNYTIGDVVVRYKRMRGFNVIHPMGWDAFGMPAENAAIDNNTHPAAWTYDNIRSMRAQLKKMGFSYDWDREIATCRPEYYRWEQWLFLKMLEKGMAYRKESYVNWCEKCQTVLANEQVEQDKCWRCSQVVQQKKLWQWFFKITDYSEDLLVHCDKLPGWPDNVTTMQKNWIGKSVGAQLDFKVDGSDEVINVFTTRPDTIFGATFMCLAPEHPLVETLSKGTDQETVVSEFVARVSRQERSAEGIEKYEKEGVFTGAYCINPATGEKIPVYTANFVLMGYGTGAIMSVPSGDQRDFDFARKYGLEIRVVVQPEGETLDGATMTEAYAGRGVMTNSGQFNGMDSKDAIEKMADWLEESGIGKRAVSFRLRDWGISRQRYWGTPIPVIHCPSCGMIPVPETDLPIILPENANLLDKGQSPLPTLDYFAKTTCPACGRKDAKRDTDTMDTFVESSWYYLRYCSPRYDKGMFDPKAVEYWMPVDQYIGGVEHAVLHLLYSRYFLRVLNTLGLVPFKEPFTRLLTQGMVCKETMTCPEHGFLFPEQGEKKDGKLVCTMCGKDVDVGRVIKMSKSKKNVVNPNELLEKYGADVTRLFCLFAAPPERDLEWSEDGVEGSNRFVNRVWRLALTCMETIQGIDAYKGSADSLKGEQAKELYIKANQTIQKVTADIETNFHFNTAIAAVMELVNAMYTVTLEKADDELKSVVWFCLENVLLLLSPILPHFCEELFAHMGSKDSILKQPWPEFRKDSMQTDEVLVVVQVNGKLRAKFPMGTDAGEDDIKSAALGDSRIVKYIDGKEIRKIIVIRKKQTLVNIVV; translated from the coding sequence ATGGAGGAACGGTACATCCCTTCCCAGGTCGAGCCCAAATGGCAGGAATACTGGAAAAATACCCAGCTTTTCAAGGTAAAAGAAGATTCGTCCAGGGAAAAATATTATCTGCTTGAAATGTTTCCCTATCCTTCGGGAAAGATTCATATGGGGCATGTGCGCAATTACACCATCGGAGATGTGGTGGTCCGTTACAAGCGCATGAGAGGCTTTAATGTCATTCATCCCATGGGATGGGATGCCTTTGGTATGCCCGCGGAGAATGCAGCCATTGACAACAATACCCATCCGGCTGCCTGGACCTATGACAATATCCGGTCCATGCGGGCCCAGCTTAAGAAAATGGGTTTTTCCTATGACTGGGACAGGGAAATTGCCACCTGCCGGCCGGAATACTACCGCTGGGAACAGTGGCTGTTTTTAAAAATGCTTGAAAAGGGCATGGCCTACCGCAAGGAATCCTATGTGAACTGGTGTGAGAAATGCCAGACGGTGCTGGCCAATGAGCAGGTGGAGCAAGACAAATGCTGGCGGTGCTCCCAGGTGGTTCAGCAAAAAAAGTTGTGGCAGTGGTTTTTCAAAATAACCGATTATTCCGAAGACCTTCTGGTTCATTGTGATAAACTTCCCGGCTGGCCGGATAATGTCACCACCATGCAGAAAAACTGGATCGGCAAAAGCGTGGGCGCTCAGCTGGACTTTAAGGTGGACGGCAGTGACGAGGTGATCAATGTGTTCACCACCCGCCCTGACACCATTTTCGGTGCCACCTTCATGTGTCTGGCACCGGAACACCCCCTGGTGGAGACCCTGTCCAAGGGTACGGACCAGGAGACGGTCGTCTCCGAGTTTGTAGCAAGGGTGTCCAGGCAGGAACGCTCAGCCGAAGGCATTGAAAAATACGAAAAAGAAGGGGTCTTTACCGGCGCCTACTGTATCAATCCGGCCACCGGCGAAAAGATTCCTGTTTATACGGCCAATTTCGTTTTAATGGGCTATGGCACAGGGGCTATTATGTCCGTGCCTTCCGGGGATCAGCGGGACTTTGATTTCGCCCGAAAATACGGGCTTGAAATCCGGGTGGTGGTGCAGCCTGAAGGGGAGACTCTTGACGGTGCAACCATGACCGAGGCCTATGCCGGTCGCGGTGTTATGACCAATTCCGGACAATTTAACGGCATGGACAGCAAGGACGCCATTGAAAAAATGGCGGACTGGCTTGAAGAATCCGGCATTGGCAAGCGCGCGGTCTCTTTCCGTCTGCGTGACTGGGGCATTTCCCGCCAGCGGTACTGGGGTACGCCCATTCCGGTGATTCACTGCCCCTCATGTGGGATGATTCCGGTGCCGGAAACTGATCTGCCCATTATTCTGCCCGAAAATGCCAATCTGCTGGATAAGGGTCAGTCTCCTTTGCCGACCCTGGACTATTTTGCCAAGACCACCTGTCCAGCCTGCGGCAGAAAAGATGCCAAAAGGGATACCGATACCATGGACACCTTTGTGGAATCTTCCTGGTATTACCTGCGTTATTGTTCTCCCCGGTATGATAAGGGTATGTTTGATCCTAAAGCAGTGGAATACTGGATGCCCGTTGATCAGTATATTGGTGGTGTGGAGCATGCCGTGCTGCATCTTCTTTATTCCCGGTATTTTTTGCGGGTTCTCAATACCCTGGGGCTTGTGCCTTTTAAGGAACCGTTCACCAGACTTTTGACCCAGGGGATGGTGTGCAAAGAGACCATGACCTGTCCCGAGCATGGGTTCCTGTTTCCGGAGCAGGGTGAGAAAAAGGATGGCAAGCTTGTCTGTACCATGTGCGGCAAGGATGTGGATGTCGGACGTGTGATCAAGATGTCCAAATCCAAGAAGAACGTGGTCAATCCCAATGAGCTTCTGGAAAAATACGGCGCTGATGTGACCCGGTTGTTCTGTCTTTTTGCCGCGCCTCCTGAAAGGGATCTGGAGTGGAGCGAAGATGGTGTCGAAGGCAGTAATCGTTTTGTCAATCGTGTCTGGCGTCTGGCGTTGACCTGCATGGAAACCATTCAGGGTATCGATGCGTACAAAGGGTCGGCGGATTCACTTAAGGGTGAGCAGGCCAAAGAATTGTATATCAAGGCGAATCAGACGATCCAGAAGGTGACCGCAGATATTGAAACTAATTTCCATTTCAATACGGCCATTGCCGCAGTCATGGAACTTGTCAATGCCATGTACACGGTTACGCTTGAAAAGGCCGATGATGAGCTCAAGTCCGTGGTTTGGTTCTGCCTTGAAAATGTACTGCTCTTGCTCAGTCCCATTCTTCCCCACTTCTGCGAGGAGTTATTTGCCCATATGGGGAGCAAGGACTCTATTCTTAAACAACCCTGGCCTGAATTCAGAAAAGATTCCATGCAGACCGACGAGGTGCTTGTTGTGGTTCAGGTGAACGGAAAATTGCGGGCAAAATTTCCCATGGGCACTGATGCAGGAGAAGATGATATTAAATCTGCCGCCCTTGGGGATTCAAGGATTGTCAAGTATATCGACGGAAAAGAAATCCGTAAGATCATTGTGATTCGTAAAAAACAGACCCTTGTTAATATTGTGGTGTAA
- a CDS encoding CNNM domain-containing protein, which produces MPYTPEDVIMLAAYVLLALVCSFLCSVAEAVLLSITPSYIEALGERNPKHAARLRKLKNDKLNQSLSAILTLNTIAHTVGAIGAGAKATVVFGNAWFGLFSAIMTLMILFLSEIVPKTIGAVYWSILEVPTARFVQSLIVILYPVVWISEKLTAFISRRKVVNNSSRDELIAMASLGVKTGQLHSKESRIIENLLRFETLKPSDIMTPRTVIFALPEDMKIRDAWPIISRKPFSRIPIYTDSVDSITGFILKDDVLIHSTQDYVAPGIQGPKKNNERSIPLSAEYPRNGNSFLSTGEVLNVLKREILTVPESISVTSLFEQSLKNRHHIAVIVNEHGGTEGLVTLEDLIESIIGMEIVDETDRVEDMRILARKRWVKRAKKMGIKDSSI; this is translated from the coding sequence ATGCCGTATACCCCTGAAGATGTTATAATGCTGGCCGCATATGTTCTATTGGCGCTGGTGTGTTCGTTCCTTTGTTCCGTTGCCGAGGCGGTGTTATTAAGCATCACGCCTTCTTACATCGAAGCATTGGGGGAACGCAACCCAAAACATGCGGCACGCTTGCGCAAGCTGAAAAACGACAAGCTGAATCAGTCCCTTTCCGCCATTTTAACTTTAAACACCATTGCCCATACAGTGGGCGCCATTGGCGCAGGCGCCAAAGCCACCGTGGTATTCGGCAACGCATGGTTCGGCCTGTTTTCAGCGATCATGACGCTTATGATTCTCTTTCTTTCCGAGATTGTTCCCAAAACCATCGGCGCGGTTTACTGGTCCATCCTTGAGGTTCCAACCGCTCGGTTTGTTCAATCACTGATCGTGATCCTCTATCCTGTGGTCTGGATTTCCGAAAAACTGACAGCCTTTATTTCCCGTAGGAAGGTTGTCAACAATTCCAGCAGAGATGAGCTGATCGCCATGGCCTCCCTGGGGGTCAAAACCGGACAGCTTCACAGTAAAGAGTCGAGAATCATCGAAAACCTCCTTCGATTCGAAACACTTAAACCATCGGATATCATGACCCCGAGAACCGTTATTTTTGCGCTGCCTGAAGACATGAAAATCAGAGATGCCTGGCCCATCATCAGCCGAAAACCCTTTTCACGAATACCTATTTATACAGATAGCGTGGACAGCATCACCGGATTTATTCTCAAGGATGACGTATTGATCCACTCGACACAGGATTATGTAGCCCCCGGAATTCAAGGCCCAAAAAAGAACAATGAACGCTCAATACCCTTATCTGCAGAATATCCCCGGAATGGCAATTCATTTTTGTCAACCGGAGAAGTGCTGAATGTTTTAAAACGGGAAATACTCACTGTTCCAGAGTCCATATCCGTGACGTCTCTTTTTGAACAATCCTTGAAAAATCGCCACCATATTGCGGTTATCGTTAATGAACATGGTGGCACCGAAGGTCTGGTGACCCTTGAGGATTTGATTGAAAGCATTATTGGCATGGAGATCGTTGATGAGACTGACCGCGTAGAAGACATGCGCATCCTTGCGAGAAAACGATGGGTCAAGCGTGCCAAAAAAATGGGGATTAAAGATTCTTCGATTTAA
- the rpsF gene encoding 30S ribosomal protein S6, with protein sequence MRKYETVFISDSDMSDQAREELLERVRSIIERENGILLNVDEWGLKKLSYEIKKKLRGYYVCLTYGGTGALVTELERNFRLSDFIMKFMTILITEHVTEESLRQEAEEAKAAAQQAEESATKAEAVPQEAEVKKDQGDAEETSDKAEENADDQDDAQETESKKTSEPAEESKE encoded by the coding sequence ATGAGGAAGTACGAAACCGTATTCATTTCTGATTCGGACATGTCGGATCAGGCCCGTGAAGAGCTACTAGAAAGAGTCAGAAGTATCATTGAGAGAGAAAATGGTATTCTTCTGAACGTTGATGAATGGGGCTTGAAAAAATTGTCCTATGAGATCAAAAAGAAACTGCGCGGATACTATGTTTGCTTGACTTACGGCGGAACCGGAGCACTGGTTACAGAGCTTGAAAGAAATTTTCGTTTAAGTGATTTTATCATGAAGTTCATGACCATCCTTATCACGGAACACGTCACCGAAGAGTCTCTTAGACAAGAAGCTGAAGAGGCCAAAGCGGCAGCCCAGCAAGCTGAAGAATCAGCCACAAAAGCAGAAGCGGTACCCCAGGAAGCAGAAGTAAAAAAAGATCAAGGGGACGCGGAAGAAACAAGTGATAAAGCTGAAGAGAATGCAGATGATCAGGATGATGCGCAAGAGACAGAATCTAAAAAGACATCTGAACCTGCCGAAGAATCCAAGGAATAA
- the rpsR gene encoding 30S ribosomal protein S18 gives MYKGQRGGGKNRFYQRRKICRFCVDSSMELDYKNPKALKQFITERGKIIPRRITGTCAKHQRKLTVAIKQARQIALLPFVGRPLN, from the coding sequence ATGTATAAAGGTCAGAGAGGCGGCGGAAAAAACAGATTCTATCAGCGCCGGAAAATCTGCAGGTTCTGCGTGGACAGCTCCATGGAACTTGACTACAAAAATCCCAAAGCACTCAAGCAGTTCATTACTGAACGGGGCAAAATCATTCCCCGCCGCATCACAGGGACCTGCGCCAAACACCAGCGCAAGCTGACAGTGGCCATCAAGCAGGCTCGGCAGATTGCACTTTTGCCCTTTGTGGGTCGTCCCTTAAATTAA
- a CDS encoding DUF2232 domain-containing protein, which translates to MPLSITHPAFIRETLTGILFCLLIYGVVFASPLLGVFVLLFLPLPVLFYRLKLGRNSGAFIAAASFFILVLMAKGFAFDTLYFGLLLATGMVLGECLERHMSIQKTMGLTALIAAGAVVLVLMIYTISQGRTLSALMTDYINQSLSIAKQLSPEIGMNQDMTQKLISSMMIVMPGMFMISFITTLWLNILIIRKILKYKGITLKSIEHLNRYKAPDMLVWVFIGCAMALMIPTGPVKIFGINCLIVLMLVYFFQGIAVVSFFFQKKNTPMALKGFCYFLIAVQVYVLILVIVLGFFDHWIDFRKLSASRK; encoded by the coding sequence ATGCCGTTATCCATAACACACCCGGCTTTCATCAGGGAAACTTTGACAGGCATTCTTTTTTGTCTATTGATTTATGGCGTGGTGTTTGCGTCCCCCCTGCTTGGTGTGTTTGTTCTTCTGTTTCTGCCCCTGCCGGTGCTTTTTTACCGTCTTAAACTTGGCAGAAACAGTGGGGCATTTATTGCTGCAGCAAGTTTTTTTATACTCGTTCTTATGGCCAAAGGCTTCGCTTTTGACACACTTTACTTTGGGTTGCTTCTGGCAACCGGTATGGTTTTAGGAGAATGCCTTGAGCGGCATATGAGTATTCAAAAAACCATGGGTCTGACCGCTCTAATAGCGGCTGGCGCTGTCGTTTTAGTGCTTATGATCTACACCATCAGCCAGGGACGGACATTATCCGCCTTAATGACGGATTACATAAATCAGTCTTTAAGTATTGCCAAACAGCTCTCTCCTGAAATCGGAATGAATCAGGATATGACCCAAAAGCTGATATCATCCATGATGATTGTCATGCCGGGCATGTTCATGATTTCTTTTATAACAACCCTGTGGTTGAATATCCTGATTATCAGAAAGATTTTAAAATACAAGGGTATCACCCTCAAAAGCATTGAACACTTAAATCGATATAAAGCGCCGGACATGCTGGTCTGGGTATTTATCGGTTGTGCAATGGCTTTAATGATTCCCACAGGCCCCGTGAAAATATTTGGCATCAACTGCCTGATTGTTTTAATGCTTGTCTATTTTTTTCAAGGAATTGCAGTTGTCTCCTTTTTTTTTCAGAAAAAAAACACACCCATGGCTTTGAAAGGATTTTGCTATTTTCTCATTGCCGTACAGGTGTATGTTTTAATCCTTGTCATTGTTCTTGGTTTTTTTGACCACTGGATTGATTTCAGGAAACTTTCTGCATCACGAAAATAA
- the rplI gene encoding 50S ribosomal protein L9, whose amino-acid sequence MKVILKETIDTLGIAGTECKVAEGYGRNYLLPQGKAVIATPANRKVMEQARAKLELQIAKERKIAEEMAAKVKEVAITIKAKVREEIYLYGSVTSHDIKDALDAQNVEVERRAILLAEPIKETGEYKVPIRLYKDVEPEITVTVVAEDKQEK is encoded by the coding sequence ATGAAAGTAATATTAAAGGAAACCATCGACACTTTGGGTATCGCTGGTACCGAGTGCAAAGTGGCGGAAGGATATGGACGCAATTATCTGCTGCCCCAGGGTAAAGCGGTTATTGCAACCCCTGCCAATCGCAAAGTTATGGAGCAGGCCCGGGCTAAACTTGAACTTCAGATTGCAAAAGAAAGAAAGATTGCCGAAGAGATGGCAGCAAAAGTCAAAGAAGTTGCGATTACAATCAAGGCCAAGGTCCGCGAGGAAATTTATCTTTACGGTTCTGTAACCTCCCATGACATCAAAGATGCTCTGGATGCACAGAATGTTGAAGTTGAACGCCGTGCCATTCTCCTTGCAGAACCTATCAAGGAGACCGGTGAATACAAGGTACCCATCCGTTTATATAAGGATGTTGAACCGGAAATCACCGTAACGGTTGTAGCAGAAGATAAACAGGAAAAATAG
- the dnaB gene encoding replicative DNA helicase: MAKKESVQSDHLLNRTPPHDTDAEASLLSAIFINNDSLFDIIEILKPDDFYKGAHKKIFRAITELSKKEEPADLVTVANHLNEKNELEGVGGPAFLAAISDAAPVAVNAVHYARIIREKSTLRQLINACSATIERCLEDKGDFKDILDESQGSVLKIADRQSGSPFRPLSELINLNIDQLEELQGKEGGLAGLSTGYPRLDRITSGLQPSDLIILAARPSMGKTAFALNIARNVAFHYRRPVAVFSLEMSKEQLSMRLLTSEARVDANRLRSGVFSPEDWQNFTDAAGVLNEIPIFIDDTPAISVMDLRAKSRKLFQVNKDIGLVIIDYLQLMKSSIHSDRRDLEIADISRSLKSLAKELKIPVLALSQLNRALEQRSDKRPMMSDLRESGAIEQDADIISFIYRDEVYNKEPDNPKKGTAEIIVAKNRNGSIGTAHMVFNGQYTRFEELAPEAYQGFK; encoded by the coding sequence ATGGCAAAAAAAGAATCCGTTCAATCAGATCATCTGCTTAATCGTACCCCGCCCCATGATACAGATGCAGAAGCCTCACTTCTGTCCGCCATCTTTATAAATAATGACAGCCTGTTTGACATTATTGAAATCCTCAAACCCGATGATTTTTATAAAGGGGCGCATAAAAAAATTTTCAGGGCCATCACAGAACTTTCCAAAAAAGAGGAACCTGCTGACCTTGTGACCGTTGCCAATCACCTTAATGAAAAGAATGAATTGGAAGGGGTTGGCGGACCTGCTTTTCTTGCAGCCATTTCCGATGCAGCACCGGTGGCGGTCAATGCCGTGCATTATGCCAGGATCATCCGTGAAAAATCAACGTTGCGGCAGCTTATCAATGCATGCTCTGCGACCATTGAGCGCTGCCTTGAAGACAAAGGTGATTTTAAAGATATACTTGATGAGTCCCAGGGATCAGTCCTGAAAATTGCCGACCGGCAGTCCGGCAGTCCTTTTAGGCCCCTATCAGAGCTCATCAACCTGAACATTGACCAGTTAGAAGAGCTGCAGGGCAAGGAAGGTGGACTTGCAGGACTTTCGACCGGGTATCCAAGGCTTGACAGAATCACATCCGGACTACAGCCTTCGGATCTTATTATTCTGGCTGCCCGCCCCTCCATGGGAAAAACCGCATTTGCCCTGAATATTGCCAGAAATGTCGCATTTCACTACCGCAGACCCGTGGCGGTATTTTCCCTTGAAATGTCCAAAGAACAATTATCCATGCGGCTGTTAACATCCGAAGCACGGGTGGATGCCAACCGGCTACGCAGCGGGGTGTTCAGCCCCGAAGACTGGCAGAATTTTACGGATGCGGCAGGCGTTCTCAATGAGATTCCAATTTTCATTGATGATACACCGGCCATATCGGTTATGGATCTTCGGGCCAAATCCAGGAAACTGTTCCAAGTTAATAAAGACATTGGATTAGTGATCATTGATTACCTGCAGTTAATGAAATCATCCATCCATTCTGATCGAAGGGATCTTGAAATTGCCGATATTTCAAGGTCGTTAAAATCCCTTGCCAAAGAACTTAAGATTCCGGTTCTCGCGCTATCCCAATTGAACCGTGCCCTTGAACAACGCTCGGACAAACGGCCCATGATGTCTGATTTACGCGAATCAGGCGCCATTGAACAGGATGCGGATATTATCTCCTTTATTTACCGGGACGAGGTCTACAATAAAGAGCCGGATAACCCCAAAAAAGGAACAGCAGAAATCATTGTTGCCAAAAATCGTAACGGGAGTATTGGTACTGCACACATGGTATTCAACGGCCAGTACACCCGGTTTGAGGAACTGGCACCCGAAGCCTATCAGGGATTTAAATGA